Below is a window of bacterium DNA.
CTGGATGATCGGGTCTATCTGGTGCAGGTTGAAGCCGTTCAGCATGAAGGCGGTGAAGAAGGCCCCGAACACCGTGCGCCAGACAGCGCCCTCGCCGCCGGCGATCGACGTGCCGCCGACGATGACCGCCGTCAGCACGGCGAAGATGAAGCTGAAGTCGTCGCTCGGCTGCGCCGTGAGCGTCTTGGAGGCCGACAGGGCCCCGGCGAGACCCGCGGCCGCACCGGTGAGCAGGAAAGTCGCCAGCACGATGCCCTCCGCGCGCACACCGGCCAGGCGCGCCGCCTCCGGGTTGCCGCCGGTGGCGAAGACGTGGCGACCGAAGCGGGTCCTCTCCAGCAGCACCCAGAACGCCACCACGACTGCGACGGCGATCCAGGTGGCGTTGGTCACGCCGCCTGACCGTCCCCGGGCCACCTCGGAGAAGCCGCGGTCGGCGATCCTGATGATGCTGCGGTCCGAGAGCAGGAAGCCGACGCCGTAGAACACGAACGACGTCGCCAGTGTGGCGATGAACGAGTTGATGCGCACCCAGGCCACCACGACGCCATTGAGCAGCCCGAAACCCGCACCGATGGCGATCCCGCCGGCGATGGCGGCCACCGCCGAGCCCGACTCGTTGACGATGAGGGCGGTGACGATGGCGGCATTGATGTGGCTCGCCGAGATCGAAATGTCGAAATGGCCGCTGATCAGCGTGAGGGTGAGCGCGG
It encodes the following:
- a CDS encoding ABC transporter permease gives rise to the protein MSTRRGTGRRAWRLRPADYGIVWVTVALFILLSQTSDVFLTAVNLRNVLDQQALLLIAGSALTLTLISGHFDISISASHINAAIVTALIVNESGSAVAAIAGGIAIGAGFGLLNGVVVAWVRINSFIATLATSFVFYGVGFLLSDRSIIRIADRGFSEVARGRSGGVTNATWIAVAVVVAFWVLLERTRFGRHVFATGGNPEAARLAGVRAEGIVLATFLLTGAAAGLAGALSASKTLTAQPSDDFSFIFAVLTAVIVGGTSIAGGEGAVWRTVFGAFFTAFMLNGFNLHQIDPIIQRLIQGSVILVAVAADNWTRSRRSA